A genomic segment from Alteribacillus bidgolensis encodes:
- the sigW gene encoding RNA polymerase sigma factor SigW — MDAVVKRLIRAIKKEEDQDAFAELVDLYKDKVFQIAYRMTGNSYEAQDMAQESFLRAYANLESYDEKRKFSTWLFRITTNLCIDRLRKKKPDYSLDAELQGTEGLTGYSQVAASEKLPEEQVVTMEMQQWVQREISYLPPKYRSAIILRYIEGLPIKQISEILDLPANTVKTHIHRGREALRKRLKDA, encoded by the coding sequence ATGGATGCGGTAGTTAAACGGCTGATAAGAGCAATTAAAAAAGAAGAGGACCAGGATGCATTTGCAGAATTAGTAGATTTATATAAAGATAAAGTTTTTCAAATTGCATACCGGATGACAGGAAACAGCTATGAAGCACAGGATATGGCACAAGAATCCTTTTTAAGAGCATATGCGAATTTAGAAAGCTACGATGAAAAGAGAAAGTTTTCTACTTGGTTATTTCGCATTACAACAAATTTATGCATTGACCGCCTGCGGAAAAAAAAGCCCGATTATTCATTAGACGCCGAACTGCAAGGAACCGAGGGCCTGACTGGATATTCGCAAGTAGCAGCTTCAGAGAAGCTTCCTGAGGAACAGGTAGTTACGATGGAAATGCAGCAATGGGTGCAAAGAGAAATTTCTTACTTGCCGCCAAAGTATCGATCGGCTATTATATTACGATACATAGAAGGTTTGCCTATAAAACAAATTAGTGAAATACTAGATCTTCCGGCTAATACCGTTAAGACACACATACATCGAGGCCGGGAAGCCTTGCGCAAACGGCTTAAGGATGCGTAA